From a single Verrucomicrobiia bacterium genomic region:
- a CDS encoding immunoglobulin domain-containing protein: MEINFAALQKQLVIAAIACGPLISFAQSNIVQNGSLEVLSDGSSFVGWTWNNAGGGSFYINEPGAAHGRNHIYAHGGGGLWQDVGTVPGRTYRVRLATKESGNTVAVRWNNLLVGEAVLPDVPFSPWIYTNFLVVADSAVSRLEIVGTAGNTALDDISVGWMEEPPSLTKAVPSRSTFDGGTISFKVEASGAPELRYQWYFAGDPIAGGTNAVLQIVDAGKDQDGEYTVVITNAFGVVQSLPATLLTHRVPNAPWIVSQPRSQQLRSGYYAAFYAVAVGRESLSYQWRWEGTNIPGATNASYAINPVTPAHGGAYSVVVSNHFGTASSTDAILEVETGSGGGYVNWSNINWMGDPPDAPVFDVDGVTRLEGPDFLVQLYTGSTPNALHPATQPIEIGSGELAGYFEPPFLSIPDRLAGQTAHVQVRAWDRNKGGTFEEARARGGRTGSSEVQTVVLSSPHVPPGALEGLQSFSLEAGESLLATAKLYCGGELPGGKREWLLVGDVDAQYLVERRTPPNNWENLVVVTNQTGTVTFVDTNASNASVNFYRARILNP; encoded by the coding sequence ATGGAGATAAACTTCGCCGCTCTTCAAAAACAGCTGGTCATTGCCGCCATTGCGTGCGGACCGCTGATATCCTTCGCCCAGAGCAACATCGTCCAGAATGGAAGTCTTGAGGTCCTGAGCGATGGGAGCTCCTTTGTCGGCTGGACCTGGAATAATGCCGGCGGAGGGTCGTTTTATATCAACGAGCCAGGCGCTGCACACGGCCGCAACCACATCTACGCCCACGGCGGCGGGGGCTTATGGCAGGATGTTGGGACGGTGCCAGGACGCACTTACCGCGTTCGACTCGCAACAAAGGAATCTGGAAACACCGTGGCGGTCCGATGGAATAACCTCCTTGTCGGCGAAGCTGTCCTGCCTGACGTGCCGTTCTCTCCCTGGATCTACACGAATTTTCTTGTCGTCGCAGATTCCGCAGTGTCGCGGCTTGAGATTGTTGGGACCGCTGGGAATACCGCGCTAGACGACATCAGTGTCGGCTGGATGGAAGAGCCACCTTCACTCACTAAGGCTGTGCCGAGCCGCAGCACGTTTGATGGTGGAACCATCAGCTTCAAGGTGGAAGCGAGTGGCGCGCCTGAACTGCGTTACCAGTGGTATTTCGCCGGCGATCCAATCGCCGGCGGGACCAACGCGGTGCTGCAGATCGTCGATGCCGGCAAAGACCAGGATGGCGAGTACACGGTGGTCATTACCAACGCGTTCGGAGTGGTTCAAAGCCTGCCCGCAACGCTGCTGACCCATCGGGTTCCAAATGCGCCGTGGATCGTGTCGCAACCTCGCAGTCAGCAATTGCGCAGCGGCTACTATGCGGCGTTCTATGCAGTTGCAGTGGGCCGCGAGTCTTTGTCGTATCAATGGCGATGGGAAGGAACGAACATTCCCGGCGCGACCAATGCCTCCTACGCGATAAATCCTGTCACCCCTGCGCATGGGGGAGCTTACTCGGTCGTTGTGAGCAATCATTTCGGGACGGCATCGAGCACGGACGCAATACTGGAAGTGGAGACTGGGAGTGGCGGCGGCTATGTGAATTGGAGCAACATCAATTGGATGGGCGACCCGCCTGACGCCCCAGTGTTTGACGTGGACGGGGTTACTCGGCTCGAGGGGCCAGATTTTCTCGTGCAGCTTTACACGGGTTCAACGCCGAACGCATTGCATCCGGCGACGCAGCCGATCGAGATTGGGTCAGGCGAGCTGGCCGGTTATTTCGAACCGCCATTTCTTTCGATTCCTGATCGACTTGCAGGCCAAACTGCGCACGTGCAAGTGAGAGCGTGGGACCGCAACAAAGGAGGGACTTTTGAGGAAGCGCGGGCTCGAGGCGGCCGCACTGGATCTTCAGAGGTTCAAACGGTAGTTCTTTCGAGTCCACATGTTCCGCCCGGGGCACTGGAAGGTCTTCAAAGTTTCAGCCTGGAAGCGGGTGAATCACTGTTGGCGACCGCCAAGTTATATTGCGGCGGAGAGCTTCCGGGCGGCAAACGCGAATGGCTGCTGGTGGGTGACGTTGATGCGCAATATCTCGTTGAGCGTCGCACCCCGCCAAACAACTGGGAGAATCTTGTGGTCGTCACGAACCAGACAGGGACGGTCACGTTCGTCGATACAAACGCCAGCAATGCTTCCGTCAATTTTTATCGCGCCAGGATATTGAATCCTTGA